A region of Geotoga petraea DNA encodes the following proteins:
- a CDS encoding DUF2281 domain-containing protein: MVDKKELKEKIDKLPENTLEEISDYIDFIMFKKHNKIQDITKASEKSLAKDWLTKEEDEAWKNL, translated from the coding sequence ATGGTTGATAAAAAAGAATTAAAAGAAAAAATAGATAAATTACCAGAAAATACGTTAGAAGAAATCTCCGATTATATAGATTTTATAATGTTTAAAAAACACAATAAAATTCAAGATATTACAAAAGCAAGCGAAAAAAGCCTTGCAAAAGATTGGCTAACAAAGGAAGAAGATGAAGCTTGGAAAAATTTATAA
- a CDS encoding helicase-related protein — MNNTSNIIDNKNQKMWEYLKDNIEEGSKLSIVSAYFTIYAYYELKEKFDDIESLNFLFGEPSFIKNMDLDQMQSKEFTIEDNSTNITIKNRLKQKKVAKECAKWIEEKVNIKSMVKPNFLHGKMYHIEKPGRDPRAITGSSNFTYSGLGFKNSHNIELNVYLSDQRDVNESKKWFDSIWNDNTGLVEDVKYQVLEYLNKLYKDNSPEIVYLFTLYKIFEEYVENQEKYTQQEDFQETKIWNMLYDFQKDGVKAAISKIEKHNGCILADSVGLGKTFEALAVIKYYEMKNDRVLVLCPKRLYENWNTYKGTVKDNILLEDKFYYDIFFHTDLSRDKGRAANGYLLEEINWERYDLVVIDESHNFRNKRAVKNRVTRYEKLMNNIIKAGQNTKVLMLTATPINNDLSDLHNQINFITKENDQALKNQNIERISSVVKKAQRNFDKWADEKNKGSKIDLVEEMDSDFFKLLDEYTISRSRKHIKKYYDIKKIGKFPKRLKPISIYSELDTSNQVMNYEQLNNKILEMDLSIYYPSNFVRKLSQEEYAEKHDTIVKGGTGILSQADREQNLILMLKTNYLKRLESSVHSFRLTFERLAKKHENLINKIENYKENREEYKEIDLDLNKEEYSEEEMDLLIEGKINFNLKEMRASEWLEKIKRDYKVIKELLKEANKINREKDAKLKTLIKLIEDKIKNPINKDNKKILIFTAYADTANYLYLNLKEELSKKNLEFGLVTGTGPNNSTIGLKNFEEILQSFSPKSKGKINCEKEIDILVATDCISEGQNLQDCDYLINYDIHWNPVRITQRFGRIDRIGSKNQKIQLVNFWPEKDLEKYINLEKRVKNRMALSDMSGTGQENIIEVREDEDNYLDFREKQLKKLQNEIIDLEDMDDTISLTDFTLDNYKMDLTNYLEKNKNLKHLPEGIYSIVPLPKDIEYSEDSLPKNIKEFIKPGVIFCLKLKSSKKEKVEKRLEKFNPVAPYFLVYIYDNGEIKFNYTNLKQLLEIYKLLASGGKQPYEELEKIFTKETNDGENMEKYSNLLRTIVKQINKKLNHQSMRTLGMGAGRGQINLISKENQITDEEEFELISFLIIKEKENYDG; from the coding sequence ATGAATAACACCAGCAATATAATCGATAACAAAAATCAAAAGATGTGGGAGTATTTAAAAGATAATATTGAAGAGGGATCAAAATTGTCCATAGTATCAGCATATTTTACGATTTATGCTTATTATGAGTTGAAAGAAAAATTTGATGATATAGAAAGTTTAAACTTTTTATTTGGAGAGCCAAGTTTTATAAAAAACATGGATTTGGACCAAATGCAATCAAAAGAATTTACTATTGAAGATAATTCTACTAATATAACAATAAAAAACAGACTAAAACAAAAAAAGGTTGCAAAAGAATGTGCAAAATGGATAGAAGAGAAAGTAAATATAAAATCAATGGTAAAACCCAATTTTTTACATGGGAAAATGTATCATATCGAAAAACCAGGAAGAGACCCAAGAGCAATTACAGGCAGTTCAAATTTCACTTACAGTGGTTTGGGTTTTAAAAATAGTCACAACATAGAATTAAATGTATATCTTTCAGATCAAAGAGACGTTAATGAATCTAAAAAGTGGTTTGATTCCATTTGGAATGATAACACAGGATTAGTCGAAGATGTAAAATACCAGGTACTAGAATATTTAAATAAATTATATAAAGATAACAGTCCTGAAATAGTTTATTTATTCACACTATACAAAATTTTTGAAGAATATGTTGAAAATCAGGAAAAATATACTCAACAAGAAGATTTTCAAGAAACAAAAATCTGGAATATGCTATATGATTTTCAAAAAGATGGAGTTAAAGCAGCCATAAGTAAAATAGAAAAGCATAATGGATGTATTCTTGCAGATAGTGTAGGATTAGGGAAAACATTCGAAGCTTTAGCAGTTATAAAATATTATGAAATGAAAAATGACAGAGTTTTAGTACTCTGTCCAAAAAGATTATATGAAAACTGGAATACATATAAAGGAACAGTAAAAGATAATATTTTGTTGGAAGATAAATTTTATTATGATATATTCTTTCATACAGACTTGTCTAGAGATAAAGGAAGGGCTGCTAATGGGTATCTTTTAGAAGAAATTAATTGGGAAAGATATGATTTAGTGGTAATAGATGAATCGCATAATTTTAGAAACAAGAGAGCAGTGAAAAACAGAGTTACAAGATATGAAAAACTAATGAATAATATAATAAAAGCTGGACAAAACACAAAAGTGTTAATGTTAACAGCCACTCCAATAAACAACGACCTCAGTGATTTGCATAATCAAATCAACTTTATTACAAAAGAAAATGATCAAGCTTTAAAAAATCAGAATATTGAGAGAATATCTTCAGTTGTAAAAAAAGCCCAGAGAAACTTTGACAAATGGGCGGATGAAAAAAATAAGGGCTCAAAAATAGATCTTGTTGAAGAAATGGATTCCGACTTTTTCAAATTATTAGATGAATACACCATATCTAGGTCAAGAAAACATATAAAAAAGTATTATGACATCAAAAAAATAGGTAAATTCCCAAAAAGATTAAAACCTATATCAATATACTCTGAATTGGATACGTCTAATCAAGTTATGAACTACGAACAACTTAATAATAAAATATTAGAAATGGATTTAAGCATTTATTATCCTTCAAATTTTGTTAGAAAACTAAGCCAAGAAGAATATGCAGAAAAACATGATACCATAGTAAAAGGGGGTACAGGTATACTAAGTCAAGCAGATAGAGAGCAAAATTTAATACTGATGCTTAAAACTAATTATTTAAAAAGATTAGAAAGTTCAGTACATTCTTTTAGGCTAACCTTTGAAAGGTTGGCGAAAAAGCATGAAAATCTAATAAACAAGATTGAAAATTACAAGGAAAATAGAGAAGAATATAAAGAAATAGATTTAGATTTGAATAAAGAAGAATATTCTGAAGAAGAAATGGATTTATTGATTGAGGGTAAAATAAACTTCAATCTAAAAGAAATGAGAGCTTCTGAGTGGCTTGAAAAAATAAAAAGAGACTATAAAGTTATCAAAGAATTACTAAAAGAAGCTAACAAGATTAACAGAGAAAAAGATGCAAAGCTAAAAACATTAATTAAATTAATTGAAGATAAAATTAAAAATCCTATAAATAAAGACAACAAAAAAATATTGATTTTCACAGCTTATGCAGATACTGCTAATTATCTATACTTAAATTTGAAAGAAGAATTATCCAAAAAGAATTTAGAGTTTGGGTTGGTAACTGGAACAGGGCCAAATAATTCAACAATTGGGCTTAAAAATTTTGAAGAAATATTACAGAGTTTTTCCCCAAAATCAAAAGGAAAAATAAATTGTGAAAAAGAAATAGACATACTCGTTGCAACTGATTGTATATCAGAGGGTCAAAATCTACAAGATTGTGATTATTTAATAAATTACGATATACATTGGAATCCAGTTAGAATAACCCAAAGATTTGGAAGGATTGACAGAATTGGTTCAAAAAACCAAAAGATACAATTAGTTAATTTTTGGCCTGAAAAAGATCTTGAAAAATATATAAATTTGGAAAAAAGAGTAAAAAATAGAATGGCACTTTCTGATATGAGTGGAACAGGCCAAGAAAACATAATTGAAGTAAGAGAAGACGAAGATAACTATTTAGATTTTAGAGAAAAACAGCTAAAAAAATTACAAAATGAAATTATAGATTTAGAAGATATGGATGATACAATATCACTCACAGATTTCACTTTAGATAATTACAAAATGGATTTGACTAACTATTTAGAAAAAAACAAAAACTTAAAGCATCTTCCAGAAGGAATATATTCTATAGTTCCGTTACCAAAAGATATAGAATATTCTGAAGATTCATTACCAAAAAATATAAAAGAATTTATAAAGCCTGGAGTAATTTTCTGTTTAAAACTAAAGTCCTCAAAAAAAGAAAAAGTTGAAAAAAGATTAGAAAAGTTTAATCCAGTAGCTCCATACTTCTTGGTCTATATATATGATAACGGCGAAATTAAATTCAATTACACAAACTTAAAACAATTATTAGAAATATACAAATTATTAGCCTCTGGGGGAAAACAACCTTATGAAGAATTAGAAAAAATATTTACAAAAGAAACAAATGATGGGGAAAATATGGAAAAATATTCTAATTTATTAAGAACGATAGTTAAACAAATAAACAAAAAGTTGAATCATCAATCCATGAGAACATTAGGAATGGGAGCCGGCAGAGGGCAAATAAATCTAATTTCAAAAGAAAACCAAATAACCGATGAAGAAGAATTTGAATTGATTAGTTTTTTAATAATAAAAGAAAAGGAGAATTACGATGGATAG
- a CDS encoding Eco57I restriction-modification methylase domain-containing protein produces MDRNLIQKTLNNFSDIYDSGIELFKILDYPLKNNTFPKNEYDLEEFLNVVGIEKSQFNEEEKSCIEKISLLFAFSEDDEKKDNFVKYESEKEIIAGYIFLSIKLKDQEYSKTKIVSISKKINRLLNSPAFIIFNYDEKITLTITDRRINKRYHEKDVIEKTTLIKDIALKDTHAAHIRILEDINFRDLDANARNFKDFHKKWKAKLSVRELNKEFYKELSNWFFSSIDKVKFPSPDDTKNADKITANPEKVRENNTQSLIRFLTRIIFVWFLKEKGLIDKKIFDDKYIYDNILVKDVEVNNSTYYKAILQNLFFATLNTEMNRDKPNNRNFISSFQNKSSYYGVHNKYRYLRFVKDKNPDLIIDLFDEIPFLNGGLFECLDEVGNNRHHEKRIDMFSDNPKNESKLIFPDELLFSNKNKKEKDSITGLFNILNKYKFTLEENTPVEEDVALDPELLGRIFENLLASYNPETRDTARKLTGSYYTPREIVHYMVDSSIKEYLKTNLDFITEDNLEELFDYNKYEHAFEKKEVEKIVRAIYNIKILDPACGSGAFPMGVLNRLVFLLEKLDPENYIWKEIKMEEVKNEQEDFEERHNEIDFVFNLNKNDANYARKLFLIENSIYGVDIQPIAAQISKLRFFISLIIEQKVNKEDKNFGLLTLPNLETKFVTANTLLKIEKPKTLQLGQNEYKKIEEELKIIRNKYFEAKTKSTKDKYKVKDKEKREQLKAALDKIGFNSEISQKIAAWNPYEHNNIAEFFDSEFMFGIKDGFDIVIGNPPYIRGEKIKPTSLKEKYKKYYDTFNGTSDIYIAFYEKGYEELKQNGLLSYITSNKWTRANYGKDIREFIINNVDIKSYIDFNGIRVFENATVDTSVFEFQKSKKSDEFIYCDIRDNYDLELSLDEYIKKEKVIYKKEDLSKDTFSFLNKEELKIKERIENIGTPLKDWDIEIYRGILTGYNKAFIIDGKTKDELIKKDPKNSEIIKPLLTGRDIKRYTYEFNDCWLINSHNGYNGVPRVDVENDYPVIKEWLDRFEERITNRYDQGDTPYNLRNCAYVDQFEKEKLVYVDISKKPYFAYDKFKKYHNDRVFHITGNNIKYLLLIINSKLGEFNFRTSCDKLGSKGIKFKKIDNVSFIKPKPNQDVIFSILVDFIIEIKNDLNDSEQIANELSNFFERIADFMVYGLYFKEEMVKDGSYINEEVEKLIVPINEGSKEEKLKKIEDVYNKMKSNQTIQKALTDCQVQEIQVIENSLNKSKD; encoded by the coding sequence ATGGATAGAAACTTAATTCAAAAAACATTAAATAATTTCAGTGATATTTACGATTCAGGGATCGAACTATTTAAAATTTTAGATTATCCTTTAAAAAACAATACTTTTCCAAAAAATGAATATGATTTAGAAGAATTTTTAAATGTTGTTGGTATAGAAAAATCTCAATTTAATGAAGAAGAAAAAAGTTGTATAGAAAAAATATCTTTGCTTTTTGCTTTCAGCGAAGATGACGAAAAAAAAGATAATTTTGTAAAATACGAATCGGAAAAAGAAATTATTGCCGGTTATATATTTTTATCTATAAAACTCAAAGATCAAGAATATTCAAAAACAAAAATAGTAAGCATATCTAAAAAGATAAATAGACTTTTGAATTCACCAGCATTTATTATATTCAATTATGATGAAAAAATTACTTTGACAATAACAGATAGAAGAATTAACAAAAGATATCATGAAAAAGATGTTATAGAAAAAACAACTTTAATAAAAGATATTGCCTTAAAAGACACGCATGCAGCGCATATAAGAATACTTGAAGACATAAATTTTAGAGATTTAGATGCGAATGCAAGGAACTTTAAAGATTTTCACAAAAAATGGAAAGCAAAATTAAGTGTAAGAGAACTTAATAAAGAGTTTTACAAAGAACTATCTAATTGGTTTTTTAGTTCTATAGATAAAGTAAAATTCCCTTCTCCTGATGATACAAAAAATGCAGATAAAATAACTGCTAATCCAGAAAAAGTTAGAGAAAATAACACTCAAAGTTTAATAAGATTTTTAACAAGAATTATTTTTGTTTGGTTTTTAAAAGAAAAAGGACTTATAGATAAGAAGATTTTCGATGATAAGTATATTTATGACAATATTTTAGTAAAAGATGTTGAAGTAAATAACAGCACTTACTATAAAGCAATACTACAGAATTTATTCTTTGCAACCTTAAATACAGAGATGAACAGGGACAAACCTAATAATAGAAATTTTATTAGCTCATTTCAAAATAAAAGTAGCTATTACGGAGTTCATAACAAATACAGATATTTAAGGTTTGTGAAAGATAAAAATCCTGATCTCATAATTGATCTTTTTGACGAAATTCCTTTTTTAAATGGAGGACTTTTCGAATGTTTAGATGAAGTAGGCAACAATAGGCATCATGAAAAAAGAATTGATATGTTTTCAGATAATCCGAAAAATGAAAGCAAATTGATATTTCCAGATGAATTACTTTTCTCTAATAAAAACAAAAAAGAAAAAGACAGTATAACAGGTCTTTTTAACATACTCAACAAATATAAATTTACTCTTGAAGAAAACACACCAGTGGAAGAAGATGTAGCTTTAGACCCAGAATTACTTGGAAGAATATTCGAAAACCTTCTTGCAAGTTATAACCCAGAAACAAGAGACACAGCGAGAAAATTAACTGGTAGTTATTACACACCAAGAGAAATAGTCCACTACATGGTGGATAGCTCTATAAAAGAATATTTAAAAACAAATTTAGATTTTATAACTGAAGATAATTTAGAAGAATTATTTGATTATAATAAATACGAACATGCCTTTGAAAAAAAAGAAGTGGAAAAAATAGTAAGAGCTATCTACAATATAAAAATATTAGACCCAGCCTGTGGTTCTGGGGCTTTTCCTATGGGAGTCTTAAACAGATTAGTTTTTCTTCTTGAAAAATTAGATCCAGAAAACTATATATGGAAAGAAATAAAAATGGAAGAAGTGAAAAATGAGCAAGAAGACTTTGAAGAAAGGCACAATGAAATAGATTTTGTTTTTAATCTCAATAAAAATGATGCAAACTATGCAAGAAAACTGTTTTTAATAGAAAACAGCATATACGGCGTTGATATACAACCAATAGCAGCACAAATTTCAAAACTCAGATTTTTTATCTCTTTGATTATAGAACAAAAAGTAAATAAAGAAGATAAAAATTTTGGATTACTCACGCTCCCAAATTTAGAAACAAAATTTGTTACGGCAAATACACTATTAAAAATAGAAAAACCAAAAACATTACAATTAGGACAAAACGAGTACAAAAAAATAGAAGAAGAATTAAAAATCATAAGAAACAAATACTTTGAAGCAAAAACAAAATCTACAAAAGATAAATATAAAGTGAAAGATAAAGAAAAAAGAGAGCAACTAAAAGCTGCTTTAGACAAAATAGGTTTCAATTCAGAAATAAGTCAAAAAATAGCAGCTTGGAACCCCTATGAACATAATAATATAGCTGAATTTTTTGATTCAGAATTCATGTTTGGTATAAAAGATGGATTTGATATAGTTATTGGAAATCCACCGTACATTAGAGGAGAAAAAATAAAACCCACTTCTTTAAAAGAAAAGTATAAAAAATATTATGACACTTTTAACGGAACTTCTGATATTTACATCGCTTTTTACGAAAAAGGATATGAAGAACTCAAACAGAATGGTTTATTATCATATATAACTTCAAACAAATGGACCAGAGCTAATTATGGAAAAGATATTCGTGAATTCATAATTAACAATGTTGATATAAAATCATACATAGATTTTAATGGGATAAGAGTATTTGAAAATGCAACGGTCGATACTTCTGTTTTTGAATTTCAAAAATCAAAAAAAAGTGATGAGTTCATTTATTGTGATATAAGAGATAATTATGATCTTGAACTAAGTTTGGATGAGTATATAAAAAAAGAAAAAGTTATATACAAAAAAGAAGATTTGAGCAAAGATACATTTTCTTTTTTGAATAAAGAAGAGTTAAAAATAAAAGAAAGAATTGAAAATATTGGAACGCCTCTAAAAGACTGGGATATTGAAATATACAGAGGAATTTTAACTGGATATAATAAAGCTTTTATAATAGATGGAAAAACAAAAGATGAATTAATAAAAAAAGACCCTAAAAATTCCGAAATAATAAAACCACTTTTAACTGGTAGAGATATTAAAAGATATACTTATGAATTTAATGATTGTTGGCTTATTAACTCTCACAATGGTTATAATGGTGTTCCAAGAGTAGATGTAGAAAATGATTATCCAGTTATAAAAGAATGGTTAGATCGATTTGAAGAAAGAATTACAAATAGATATGATCAAGGAGATACTCCGTATAATTTAAGGAATTGTGCTTATGTTGATCAATTTGAAAAAGAAAAATTAGTTTATGTTGATATTTCTAAAAAACCATATTTTGCCTATGATAAATTTAAAAAATATCATAATGACAGAGTTTTTCATATTACAGGCAATAATATAAAATATTTATTACTAATAATTAATTCCAAATTGGGAGAATTCAATTTTCGTACTTCTTGTGACAAACTTGGAAGTAAAGGAATCAAGTTTAAAAAGATTGATAATGTATCATTTATTAAGCCAAAACCTAATCAGGATGTTATTTTTTCTATACTTGTGGATTTTATAATTGAAATAAAAAATGATTTAAACGATTCTGAACAAATAGCAAATGAATTATCCAACTTCTTTGAAAGGATTGCTGATTTTATGGTTTATGGACTATATTTCAAAGAAGAAATGGTAAAAGACGGAAGCTATATAAACGAAGAAGTAGAAAAACTTATAGTTCCTATAAATGAAGGTTCAAAAGAAGAAAAACTCAAAAAAATAGAAGATGTATATAATAAGATGAAATCAAATCAAACAATTCAAAAAGCATTAACCGATTGCCAAGTACAAGAAATACAAGTCATAGAAAATTCATTAAACAAGTCAAAGGATTAA